The Nitriliruptor alkaliphilus DSM 45188 genome includes a region encoding these proteins:
- a CDS encoding phage tail sheath family protein — MPQYLSPGVYVEEVESGSKPIEGVGTAVAAFVGLAQMGPVNQPTLVTNWTQFTGTFGAFMEGSYLAHSVYAYFQNGGGACYVVRIGGNGENGKPTARAALTSGTKQGLEAYRVSAIEAGAGGDDLSLEVRDVKENGDDDGGAGKAGTAFTLVVKKGGKQVETFENVTTDKRAKTAVVTTVNETSEFIRIEEIGKGSLTDLRPSAGTISLSGGTAVAPAPRLAPDDYVGDPSDRTGFGGLEAIEDVTMVCAPDVMAAYQQGGLDLDGVKAVQLGIIAHCELMGDRMAILDPPPGLNAQQVKEWRVDVAGYDSKFAALYWPWIKVFDPATGTNQFVPPSGAMAGIWGRSDDTRGVHKAPANEVVRGVLDLELNITKSEHDQLNPDGINCIRAFPGRGIRVWGARTLSSDPSWRYINVRRLFNYLEKSILGGTQWVVFEPNDMDLWGRIRRTINSFLTRTWRDGALFGAAPEEAFFVKCDAETNPPDVIDAGQVVCLIGVSPVKPAEFVVFKLSQFSAGNAVEE, encoded by the coding sequence ATGCCGCAGTACCTGTCCCCAGGCGTCTACGTCGAGGAGGTCGAGTCAGGCTCGAAGCCGATCGAAGGTGTCGGGACCGCGGTCGCGGCCTTCGTCGGCCTCGCCCAGATGGGCCCGGTGAACCAGCCCACGCTGGTGACCAACTGGACCCAGTTCACCGGCACCTTCGGTGCCTTCATGGAGGGTTCGTACCTCGCGCACAGCGTCTACGCCTACTTCCAGAACGGCGGCGGTGCGTGCTACGTGGTGCGGATCGGCGGCAACGGCGAGAACGGCAAGCCGACCGCGCGAGCAGCCCTCACCTCGGGCACCAAACAGGGTCTCGAGGCCTACCGCGTCAGCGCCATCGAGGCCGGCGCAGGTGGTGACGACCTGTCGCTCGAGGTCCGTGACGTCAAGGAGAACGGGGACGACGACGGCGGGGCTGGCAAGGCCGGCACCGCCTTCACGCTGGTGGTGAAGAAGGGTGGCAAGCAGGTCGAGACGTTCGAGAACGTCACCACCGACAAGCGTGCGAAGACCGCCGTGGTCACCACCGTCAACGAGACGTCGGAGTTCATCCGCATCGAGGAGATCGGCAAGGGCTCGCTGACCGATCTGAGGCCCAGCGCCGGGACGATCTCGCTCTCGGGCGGAACGGCGGTGGCCCCCGCGCCCCGGCTGGCGCCCGACGACTACGTCGGCGATCCCTCCGACCGCACCGGTTTCGGTGGTCTCGAGGCCATCGAGGACGTGACGATGGTGTGCGCGCCCGACGTCATGGCGGCCTACCAGCAGGGCGGCCTCGACCTCGACGGCGTGAAGGCCGTGCAGCTCGGGATCATCGCCCACTGCGAACTCATGGGCGACCGCATGGCGATCCTCGATCCCCCGCCGGGCCTCAACGCCCAGCAGGTCAAGGAGTGGCGCGTCGACGTCGCGGGCTACGACAGCAAGTTCGCTGCGCTGTACTGGCCGTGGATCAAGGTGTTCGACCCGGCGACGGGCACCAACCAGTTCGTGCCACCGAGCGGTGCCATGGCCGGTATCTGGGGCCGCAGCGACGACACGCGCGGCGTCCACAAGGCCCCGGCCAACGAGGTCGTCCGCGGCGTGCTGGACCTCGAGCTCAACATCACCAAGTCCGAGCACGACCAGTTGAACCCGGACGGCATCAACTGCATCCGGGCGTTCCCGGGTCGGGGCATCCGCGTGTGGGGTGCCCGCACGCTGTCGAGCGACCCGTCGTGGCGGTACATCAACGTGCGACGGTTGTTCAACTACCTCGAGAAGTCGATCCTCGGCGGCACCCAGTGGGTGGTGTTCGAGCCCAACGACATGGACCTGTGGGGACGGATCCGCCGCACGATCAACAGCTTCCTCACGCGGACGTGGCGCGACGGTGCGCTGTTCGGCGCCGCGCCGGAGGAAGCGTTCTTCGTCAAGTGCGACGCGGAGACCAACCCGCCCGACGTCATCGACGCCGGCCAGGTGGTGTGTCTGATCGGCGTCTCGCCGGTGAAGCCGGCCGAGTTCGTCGTGTTCAAGCTGTCCCAGTTCTCGGCCGGCAACGCCGTCGAAGAGTGA
- a CDS encoding phage tail protein has protein sequence MALDFMSGDAATSHIYQVECDGITLAQFQEVSGISVERQVIEHRATLPGGQEVIKKEPGPIKFGDITLKRGVTDDDQLYEWIDQVVKGDITSARRNGSIVQYDTMFAEIKRWNFINGWPSKWEAPSFKANANEISVESVTLTVEAIEKG, from the coding sequence ATGGCATTGGACTTCATGAGCGGTGACGCCGCGACCAGCCACATCTACCAGGTGGAGTGCGACGGGATCACGTTGGCGCAGTTCCAGGAGGTCTCCGGCATCTCCGTCGAACGCCAGGTGATCGAGCACCGGGCCACCCTCCCGGGGGGCCAGGAGGTCATCAAGAAGGAGCCGGGACCGATCAAGTTCGGCGACATCACGCTGAAGCGGGGCGTCACCGACGACGACCAGTTGTACGAGTGGATCGACCAGGTGGTGAAGGGCGACATCACGTCGGCACGCCGCAACGGCTCGATCGTCCAGTACGACACGATGTTCGCCGAGATCAAGCGCTGGAACTTCATCAACGGTTGGCCGTCGAAGTGGGAGGCACCGAGCTTCAAGGCCAACGCCAACGAGATCTCCGTCGAGTCGGTGACCCTCACCGTCGAGGCGATCGAGAAGGGCTGA
- a CDS encoding phage tail protein, with protein MGDRAMGMFEEHRAHTSLRYGLEVDGVTLAEFQEVSTITIEQNVIEQKVSSGAGAVETRKYPGKATYGDITFKRGLTEDDQLYRWIEKVSGGEYEGALKGGAILQFTESLDVANRWNFEGGWPSKWELSGHKAGSTDTTVESMTIKVSRIWKD; from the coding sequence GTGGGAGATCGGGCCATGGGCATGTTCGAGGAGCACCGAGCTCACACGAGCCTCCGGTACGGGCTCGAGGTCGACGGGGTCACCCTCGCGGAGTTCCAGGAGGTCTCGACGATCACGATCGAACAGAACGTGATCGAGCAGAAGGTGTCGTCCGGCGCGGGAGCTGTCGAGACCCGCAAGTACCCGGGGAAGGCCACCTACGGCGACATCACGTTCAAGCGGGGTCTGACCGAGGATGACCAGCTCTACCGCTGGATCGAGAAGGTCAGCGGCGGCGAGTACGAGGGTGCGCTGAAGGGTGGCGCCATCCTCCAGTTCACCGAGAGCCTCGACGTCGCCAACCGCTGGAACTTCGAGGGTGGTTGGCCCTCGAAGTGGGAGCTGTCGGGCCACAAGGCGGGCTCGACGGACACGACCGTGGAATCGATGACCATCAAGGTCAGTCGGATCTGGAAGGACTGA
- a CDS encoding DUF6760 family protein, with protein MTYATDDLYQEVAYVAYHLHWSLAEILDLEHPVRQQFVNQIARINRQLSGEE; from the coding sequence CTGACGTACGCGACCGATGATCTGTACCAGGAGGTCGCGTACGTCGCCTACCACCTCCACTGGTCCCTGGCGGAGATCCTGGACCTGGAGCACCCGGTGCGCCAGCAGTTCGTGAACCAGATCGCGCGGATCAACCGACAGCTGTCCGGCGAGGAGTGA
- a CDS encoding phage tail protein encodes MGDALSHLFHVRLDWVDVGLWAECSGLEVEYEMEEYVEGGQNLFVHKLPGRMTFKPIVLTRPIDKDSAKLRKYMASVIIGSAARSTASITVYDADLEAVMNWSFIDVVPKSWKGPTFNAGEEKVAIEEFAFEHHGFDLMTGSL; translated from the coding sequence ATGGGTGACGCCCTGAGCCATCTCTTCCACGTCAGGCTCGACTGGGTCGACGTCGGCCTGTGGGCCGAGTGCTCCGGGCTCGAGGTCGAGTACGAGATGGAGGAATACGTCGAGGGCGGACAGAACCTCTTCGTCCACAAGCTGCCCGGAAGGATGACCTTCAAGCCCATCGTCCTGACGCGACCGATCGACAAGGACTCGGCGAAGCTCAGGAAGTACATGGCCAGCGTCATCATCGGATCAGCGGCACGGTCCACCGCGTCGATCACCGTCTACGACGCCGACCTCGAGGCGGTCATGAACTGGAGCTTCATCGACGTGGTGCCAAAGTCGTGGAAGGGCCCGACGTTCAACGCCGGCGAGGAGAAGGTCGCGATCGAGGAGTTCGCCTTCGAGCATCACGGCTTCGACCTCATGACCGGTTCGCTGTAG
- a CDS encoding VgrG-related protein, whose product MVLARDANASKPVVKLNGAPLMPPQLNQSIMRVVVERQRNLPAMCEVEFLNNSPHTLPPAVIDNPLMRPGAALEIEASPATMDDPTQTALGPLFDGEVVAVEASFTPGSSQRFLLRGYDKSHRMHRQRRTETFTMTPDNIIVSNIAREHGLTTIAEPTGGPHEYVCQRNQTDWEFILERARENGFEVGMSLGNLLFRRAGADPTAGIPQRLTLGQGLLSFRLRATSAEQPQTTKVYGWNSMLKQQIMMPGVPATGENIPVDPQLLPMTIAARLGSSEDAGVDIPMDLPPQAAANATARAAHFASASVEAEGSCRGNPAMVPGGKITVDGLGTSFSTDYVLTTVRHVFDFDHENYVTSFTVSGLHDRSLFGLAHPGAATRANGHEGGGGANTASPMIGKVSNTNDEMQRGRVKVEFPSLGDAVESHWAPVVSVGGGDGKGFQCTPEVGDQVLVVFEQGDMRRPYVLGGVYGPPTELPEPQVLAVADGETKLRVFKTSGGHVLRFAETLTPPEQSITLETSGGSKLVIQESPTNEITLIAGQHEITIDATTQKITMKTLGEIAIEATRTLSLKGTAGVDIESNGPVNIKSTAKLTLEAVGIAELKGSLVKIN is encoded by the coding sequence GTGGTCCTGGCACGCGATGCCAACGCGTCGAAGCCGGTCGTCAAGCTCAACGGCGCGCCGTTGATGCCGCCGCAGCTGAACCAGTCGATCATGCGGGTCGTCGTCGAACGTCAACGCAACCTGCCGGCGATGTGCGAGGTGGAGTTCCTGAACAACTCCCCGCACACCCTTCCACCTGCGGTCATCGACAACCCTCTGATGCGCCCCGGCGCGGCGCTGGAGATCGAGGCCAGCCCGGCGACGATGGACGACCCGACCCAGACCGCCCTCGGCCCGCTGTTCGACGGCGAGGTCGTCGCGGTCGAGGCCTCCTTCACCCCCGGGAGCTCGCAACGGTTCCTGCTCCGCGGCTACGACAAGAGCCACCGCATGCACCGGCAGCGCAGGACCGAGACCTTCACGATGACCCCCGACAACATCATCGTGAGCAACATCGCGCGGGAGCACGGGTTGACCACCATCGCCGAACCGACCGGTGGGCCCCACGAGTACGTGTGTCAGCGCAACCAGACGGACTGGGAGTTCATCCTCGAGCGCGCCCGCGAGAACGGGTTCGAGGTCGGGATGTCGCTCGGGAACCTGCTGTTCCGTCGTGCTGGCGCGGATCCGACCGCAGGCATCCCGCAGCGGCTGACGCTCGGCCAAGGGCTCCTCTCGTTCCGCCTGCGCGCCACCTCGGCCGAGCAGCCGCAGACCACCAAGGTGTACGGCTGGAACTCGATGCTCAAGCAACAGATCATGATGCCGGGGGTGCCGGCGACCGGCGAGAACATCCCCGTCGACCCCCAGCTCCTACCGATGACCATCGCGGCCCGGCTGGGATCGAGCGAGGATGCCGGCGTCGACATCCCGATGGACCTCCCGCCTCAGGCGGCGGCGAACGCGACGGCCCGAGCGGCACACTTCGCCTCGGCGTCGGTCGAGGCCGAGGGCAGCTGCCGCGGCAACCCTGCCATGGTCCCCGGCGGCAAGATCACGGTCGACGGGCTGGGTACGAGCTTCTCCACCGACTACGTGCTCACGACCGTTCGACACGTCTTCGACTTCGACCACGAGAACTACGTCACCTCCTTCACGGTCAGCGGCCTCCACGACCGCAGTCTGTTCGGGCTGGCTCACCCGGGCGCCGCGACCCGCGCGAACGGGCACGAGGGGGGCGGAGGCGCCAACACCGCCAGTCCGATGATCGGCAAGGTCAGCAACACCAACGACGAGATGCAGCGGGGCAGGGTCAAGGTCGAGTTCCCGTCCCTGGGCGACGCCGTGGAGTCGCACTGGGCACCCGTCGTGTCGGTCGGCGGCGGCGACGGCAAGGGGTTCCAGTGCACCCCGGAGGTGGGCGACCAGGTGCTCGTGGTGTTCGAGCAGGGCGACATGCGGCGGCCCTACGTGCTCGGCGGCGTCTACGGACCGCCCACCGAACTCCCAGAACCCCAGGTGCTGGCCGTCGCCGATGGCGAGACCAAGCTCCGGGTCTTCAAGACCTCGGGGGGCCACGTCCTGAGGTTCGCCGAGACGCTGACCCCTCCAGAGCAGTCGATCACGCTGGAGACCAGCGGCGGCTCGAAGCTCGTGATCCAGGAGAGCCCGACGAACGAGATCACGCTGATCGCCGGCCAGCACGAGATCACGATCGACGCGACGACACAGAAGATCACGATGAAGACCCTCGGTGAGATCGCGATCGAGGCCACCCGCACGCTCTCGCTCAAGGGGACCGCAGGGGTCGACATCGAGAGCAACGGCCCGGTCAACATCAAGTCCACGGCCAAGCTGACGCTCGAGGCCGTGGGCATCGCCGAACTCAAAGGCAGCCTCGTGAAGATCAACTGA
- a CDS encoding GPW/gp25 family protein, giving the protein MVYSPPFIGRGLAFPLRTSATGAIALVEDQVELEEAIRLIVSTAPGERPMRPEFGCRIHDYVFAPISDTTIGSIIFAVEQALERWEPRVDVAQVQVYADDDTDGLLYIDVGYRVKATNDERNLVFPFYTIPEHED; this is encoded by the coding sequence ATGGTCTACAGCCCACCGTTCATCGGCCGGGGTCTGGCGTTCCCGCTGCGCACCTCCGCCACCGGGGCGATCGCCCTGGTCGAGGACCAGGTCGAACTCGAGGAGGCGATCCGCCTGATCGTCTCCACCGCTCCAGGCGAACGGCCCATGCGCCCGGAGTTCGGCTGCCGGATCCACGACTACGTGTTCGCCCCGATCAGCGACACCACCATCGGCAGCATCATCTTCGCGGTCGAGCAGGCGCTCGAGCGGTGGGAGCCACGAGTCGACGTCGCACAGGTCCAGGTGTACGCCGACGACGACACCGACGGCCTCCTCTACATCGACGTTGGCTACCGGGTCAAGGCGACCAACGACGAACGGAACCTCGTCTTCCCGTTCTACACGATCCCCGAGCACGAGGACTGA
- a CDS encoding putative baseplate assembly protein — protein MPLPAPNLDDRRFQELVDDAKRMVQQRCPEWTDHNVSDPGVTLIELFAWMTDQVLYRLNRVPDRNYMRFLDMLGVQLYPATPARVDATFWLAGPIEQPVRVPAGTQASTAVSELEDAVIFRTVEDLVMPPCELIRVMVERGGSERFDESDILKGAAGFGAFHEEPEPGDVLLLGLSDAMPACAIRFDFDCQVEGIGVDPEFPPLTWEAWDGEGWVPCDLEYDTTGGLNKQGEVMIHLPTDHAASLIDRQRAGWVRCRVLEPEEDQPFYTASPEIRSVSARTAGGTTTALNAIDVTDEIVGMSEGVPSQRFNLESAPVLGGEGPLEIEIAAGSGWEIWTQIDNFAECQPDAKAFMLDRISGEVVFGPGVRMADGSIQRYGAVPPKGAPIRVPRYRTTGGSRGNVAARTVTQMMTAIPLVDRVVNRYAAAGGVDVEPMENARQRGPILLRTRNRAVTPEDYEHLAKATAPEVARVRCVQVAEGPDAGAVRVLIVPAVTTAEAQLRFEELVPADDTLARIADHLDARRTVGARVVVEPPLYQGVTIIARLEARRTANVQRLHDAALRALYAYFHPTVGGPDGAGWPFGRPVHIGEVYAVLQRVEGTEFVEEARLFAADPITGDRGDPVERLDLDANSLLFSYEHRVRVEQH, from the coding sequence ATGCCTCTGCCCGCCCCCAACCTCGACGACCGGCGGTTCCAGGAGTTGGTCGACGACGCCAAACGGATGGTGCAGCAGCGCTGTCCCGAGTGGACCGACCACAACGTGTCCGATCCGGGCGTGACCCTGATCGAGCTGTTCGCGTGGATGACCGACCAGGTGCTCTACCGCCTGAACCGTGTCCCCGACCGCAACTACATGCGGTTCCTCGACATGCTCGGTGTCCAGCTCTACCCGGCGACCCCCGCCCGCGTGGATGCCACCTTCTGGTTGGCCGGACCGATCGAACAGCCCGTCCGGGTCCCGGCCGGGACACAGGCCTCGACCGCGGTGTCCGAGCTCGAGGATGCGGTGATCTTCCGGACCGTCGAGGATCTGGTGATGCCGCCCTGCGAGCTCATCCGGGTCATGGTCGAGCGCGGGGGCTCCGAACGCTTCGACGAGAGCGACATCCTCAAGGGTGCTGCAGGCTTCGGCGCGTTCCACGAGGAGCCGGAGCCCGGCGATGTGCTCCTGCTCGGGCTCTCGGACGCCATGCCAGCCTGCGCCATCCGTTTCGACTTCGACTGTCAGGTCGAAGGCATCGGCGTCGACCCGGAGTTCCCGCCGTTGACCTGGGAGGCCTGGGACGGCGAGGGCTGGGTGCCGTGCGACCTCGAGTACGACACCACCGGCGGTCTCAACAAGCAGGGTGAGGTGATGATCCACCTCCCGACCGACCACGCCGCCTCGCTGATCGACCGCCAACGTGCCGGCTGGGTCCGTTGCCGTGTCCTCGAACCAGAGGAGGACCAGCCCTTCTACACCGCCTCCCCCGAGATCCGTTCCGTGTCCGCCCGCACAGCCGGAGGCACCACGACCGCTCTCAACGCCATCGACGTCACCGACGAGATCGTCGGGATGTCCGAGGGAGTTCCCAGCCAGCGTTTCAACCTCGAGTCCGCCCCCGTCCTCGGCGGTGAGGGGCCCCTGGAGATCGAGATCGCGGCCGGATCAGGGTGGGAGATCTGGACGCAGATCGACAACTTCGCCGAGTGCCAACCCGACGCCAAGGCCTTCATGCTGGATCGGATCTCCGGCGAGGTCGTCTTCGGGCCAGGGGTACGGATGGCGGACGGATCCATCCAACGCTACGGGGCCGTACCACCGAAGGGCGCACCGATCCGCGTGCCCCGGTACCGCACGACCGGTGGTAGCCGCGGCAACGTCGCCGCACGGACCGTCACCCAGATGATGACGGCGATCCCCCTGGTTGACCGGGTCGTCAACCGGTACGCGGCAGCCGGTGGCGTCGACGTCGAACCGATGGAGAACGCCCGCCAGCGGGGTCCGATCCTGCTGCGGACGCGCAACCGAGCGGTCACGCCCGAGGACTACGAGCACCTCGCGAAAGCCACCGCCCCAGAGGTCGCGCGCGTCCGCTGCGTCCAGGTAGCGGAAGGCCCCGATGCCGGAGCCGTCCGGGTGCTGATCGTCCCGGCGGTGACGACGGCGGAGGCGCAGCTGCGTTTCGAGGAGCTCGTCCCGGCCGACGACACGCTGGCCCGGATCGCGGACCACCTCGATGCACGACGCACGGTCGGTGCGCGGGTGGTCGTGGAACCGCCGCTGTACCAGGGGGTCACCATCATCGCGCGGCTCGAGGCCCGGCGGACCGCGAACGTCCAGCGCCTCCACGATGCCGCGCTGCGTGCCCTGTACGCCTACTTCCATCCCACCGTCGGCGGACCCGATGGTGCGGGCTGGCCGTTCGGTCGGCCCGTCCACATCGGCGAGGTCTACGCGGTGCTCCAACGCGTCGAGGGCACCGAGTTCGTCGAGGAGGCGCGGCTCTTCGCGGCCGACCCGATCACCGGCGACCGTGGTGATCCGGTCGAACGCCTCGACCTCGACGCCAACTCGCTGCTCTTCTCGTACGAGCACCGGGTCCGAGTCGAGCAGCACTGA
- a CDS encoding phage tail protein: MRGMVPDLVNPYPLALSMPAPYQGDSFTERFLSVFDDLIAPVLATLDSIDAYLDPWLTPPDFLPWLATWVGAELDENWSEEQQRRLVATAVGLLQWRGTKRGTVDLINHFLGADVERIELEDSGGVAWSPTPRTAPPGTPRATLTVRVHVPDPEAVDVARLERLVVASEPAHVASRVEIVAGGASEQRGSS; this comes from the coding sequence ATGCGCGGGATGGTCCCAGACCTCGTCAACCCGTACCCGCTCGCGCTATCGATGCCGGCGCCCTACCAGGGCGACAGCTTCACGGAGCGCTTCCTGTCGGTGTTCGACGACCTCATCGCCCCCGTGCTGGCGACCCTGGATTCGATCGACGCCTACCTCGATCCGTGGCTGACACCTCCCGATTTCCTGCCGTGGCTGGCGACCTGGGTCGGCGCGGAGCTCGACGAGAACTGGTCGGAGGAACAGCAGCGCCGCCTCGTCGCGACCGCCGTCGGACTCCTGCAGTGGCGTGGCACGAAGCGCGGCACGGTCGACCTGATCAACCACTTCCTCGGCGCCGACGTGGAGCGGATCGAGCTCGAGGACTCGGGCGGGGTGGCGTGGTCGCCGACGCCAAGAACCGCGCCACCGGGCACACCGCGAGCGACGCTCACCGTCCGCGTGCACGTCCCGGATCCGGAGGCGGTGGACGTGGCCCGGCTCGAGCGACTGGTCGTTGCGTCCGAGCCCGCACACGTGGCGAGCCGGGTCGAGATCGTGGCCGGTGGGGCGAGCGAACAGCGAGGATCATCGTGA
- a CDS encoding NADase-type glycan-binding domain-containing protein, with product MIVCTNCGFENQDEDRFCGGCQEFLEWAGTRVDEAPVNRPASVAAGGDADTTKGLVTRVVDRLTGQGEDETDAVVEDAAGQAPGEGGSVGPAELDDEREQLRLEAAERAERGAEAAERAQREAEDRLRVQVEAAERAKRQAEEAAAAAAEAEARAAAEAEVRAAEENAAEAQLVADARPATGGDESDTAATGTRAEAPAAEAAETEARAAKETEEAEEARRARAAAEAEEAARVAAEAEEARQLAEEEAAREREAAERARRAAALVAQAPPVRPAAPVAPVAPGAATATPPKGTGRRRRRPADDPAVATDEQAAGTTAPVGPAPVLPGRTTVRPQPSRPDTGPTRRLRPGDLICGNCGEGNAPTRNFCSRCGTPLAEAEVVRVPWWRRAFTRKPKVYEAGARPSRGRGKLTSGRGVRGKVSALRRVVLGPVGKVMRILALVAFAAGAVGITFNPDLRSMVTDVAGGWFDTVRGIVAPSFTPVSAQGATASSEHPDHPDDAVIDGHRDTWWAAASSDDHGVGEQLLIEFARPVDIAAIGVISGSPENFLEWPRPSELRFVFDTGVMETFDLEESHDFQSFTLTADGVTSVRIEVLGVYPGQGNRNLAITEIEFRTRR from the coding sequence GTGATCGTCTGCACGAACTGCGGGTTCGAGAACCAGGACGAGGATCGCTTCTGTGGCGGCTGCCAGGAGTTCCTCGAGTGGGCGGGCACACGGGTCGACGAGGCACCCGTGAACCGGCCGGCGAGCGTCGCCGCGGGCGGTGACGCCGACACGACCAAGGGCCTGGTCACCCGCGTGGTCGACCGCCTGACCGGTCAGGGGGAGGACGAGACCGACGCCGTCGTCGAGGATGCAGCCGGCCAGGCGCCGGGCGAAGGCGGCTCCGTCGGACCCGCCGAACTCGATGACGAGCGGGAGCAGTTGCGTCTCGAAGCCGCCGAACGTGCCGAACGTGGGGCGGAGGCGGCCGAGCGGGCACAGCGCGAAGCCGAGGACCGCCTCCGGGTGCAGGTCGAGGCAGCTGAGCGCGCGAAGCGGCAGGCGGAGGAGGCGGCCGCTGCGGCCGCCGAGGCCGAGGCCCGCGCCGCCGCGGAAGCCGAGGTCCGCGCCGCCGAGGAGAACGCTGCCGAGGCGCAGCTCGTGGCCGATGCACGCCCCGCTACGGGAGGTGATGAGAGCGACACCGCAGCGACCGGGACGCGAGCCGAAGCTCCCGCCGCCGAAGCGGCGGAGACCGAGGCACGCGCAGCGAAGGAAACCGAGGAGGCCGAGGAAGCCCGCCGTGCCCGCGCCGCCGCGGAAGCCGAGGAAGCGGCCCGGGTCGCGGCCGAGGCCGAGGAGGCCAGACAGCTCGCCGAGGAGGAGGCCGCCCGCGAGCGTGAGGCTGCGGAGCGCGCGCGGCGTGCTGCCGCGCTCGTCGCCCAGGCGCCCCCCGTCCGCCCGGCCGCACCCGTCGCGCCCGTCGCCCCGGGCGCCGCGACGGCGACACCCCCGAAGGGAACGGGTCGTCGGCGTCGACGGCCGGCAGACGACCCAGCTGTCGCCACCGACGAGCAGGCCGCGGGAACGACCGCCCCTGTGGGACCCGCACCGGTCCTTCCGGGCCGTACGACGGTCCGGCCCCAGCCTTCACGGCCGGACACGGGGCCGACGCGGCGGCTACGTCCCGGGGACCTGATCTGCGGCAACTGTGGCGAGGGCAACGCACCGACGCGGAACTTCTGTAGCCGCTGCGGCACCCCCCTGGCGGAGGCGGAGGTCGTGCGCGTTCCGTGGTGGCGGCGAGCGTTCACTCGGAAGCCGAAGGTGTACGAGGCAGGCGCACGGCCGTCCCGGGGGCGCGGCAAGTTGACCAGCGGTCGCGGTGTCCGCGGCAAGGTGAGCGCGCTCCGACGCGTCGTGCTCGGCCCCGTCGGCAAGGTCATGCGGATCCTCGCTCTGGTGGCGTTCGCCGCGGGGGCCGTCGGCATCACCTTCAACCCGGACCTGCGGTCGATGGTCACCGACGTCGCCGGTGGCTGGTTCGACACCGTGCGAGGCATCGTCGCCCCGAGCTTCACCCCCGTCAGCGCCCAAGGGGCAACCGCCTCGTCCGAACACCCGGACCACCCGGACGATGCGGTGATCGACGGCCATCGCGACACCTGGTGGGCGGCCGCGTCGAGCGACGATCACGGGGTCGGTGAGCAGTTGCTGATCGAGTTCGCTCGTCCCGTCGACATCGCTGCGATCGGCGTGATCTCGGGCTCCCCCGAGAACTTCCTCGAATGGCCGCGACCGAGCGAGCTGCGCTTCGTCTTCGACACCGGCGTGATGGAGACGTTCGACCTCGAGGAGAGCCACGACTTCCAGTCCTTCACCCTCACGGCCGATGGGGTGACCTCGGTGCGGATCGAGGTCCTCGGCGTCTACCCCGGGCAGGGCAACCGCAACCTCGCGATCACCGAGATCGAGTTCAGGACCCGCCGATGA
- a CDS encoding putative immunity protein — translation MSVDDRRILASWAADRAEHVLAVFEDATRDDGRVRAAIDQARSFAAGDLDVAEAVRRRGGEAGVAAREALTPAARAAAYAAEQAAAVAHMGAHALGAAGYAAQASRLAAGVEGDAVARAEARRQVAAMTDAVADALSRLPALGENRSGPLGPGRLSDGHVGYAIRAIQELLEDH, via the coding sequence TTGAGCGTCGATGACCGCCGCATCCTCGCGTCGTGGGCAGCAGACCGCGCTGAGCACGTCTTGGCAGTCTTCGAGGATGCCACGCGGGACGACGGCAGGGTGCGAGCCGCGATCGACCAGGCTCGCTCCTTCGCCGCGGGCGATCTCGATGTCGCGGAGGCGGTGAGGCGTCGAGGTGGAGAGGCGGGTGTCGCTGCCCGGGAAGCGCTGACGCCAGCGGCAAGGGCAGCGGCGTACGCGGCCGAGCAAGCCGCCGCCGTCGCACACATGGGAGCACATGCCCTTGGTGCGGCTGGGTATGCCGCCCAGGCATCGCGGTTGGCTGCAGGCGTCGAGGGTGACGCCGTGGCACGAGCAGAAGCACGCCGCCAAGTCGCCGCGATGACGGACGCTGTCGCTGACGCCTTGTCGCGCCTGCCGGCGCTTGGCGAGAACCGTTCCGGTCCGCTCGGGCCCGGGCGCTTGAGCGACGGTCACGTCGGCTACGCCATCCGAGCCATCCAAGAGCTCCTCGAAGATCACTAG